From one Paramormyrops kingsleyae isolate MSU_618 chromosome 1, PKINGS_0.4, whole genome shotgun sequence genomic stretch:
- the nap1l1 gene encoding nucleosome assembly protein 1-like 1 isoform X4 gives MTLLDCTKMADMDNKDQTELDPADVEDVEDVDDEETGEDVNTKACQLTVQMMRNPQVLAALQERLDGLVGSPSGYMESLPKVVKRRVNALKNLQVKCAHIEAKFYEEVHELERKYAALYQPLFEKRSDIIKAAYEPTDEECEWKADEEEELTVSKQEDMKEKAKVEEEKKDEEKEDPRGVPDFWLTVFKNVDLLSDMLQEHDEPILKHLQDIKVKFSDPDQPMSFTLEFYFEPNDFFTNRMLTKTYKMRSEPDEADPFSFDGPEIMGCTGCQIDWTKGKNVTLKTIKKKQKHKGRGTVRTVTKTVPNDSFFNFFSPPEVPENGELDEDSEAVLAADFEIGHFIRERIVPRAVLYFTGEAIEDDDDDYDEEGEEADDEEGEEEADEENDPDYEPKKDTNPPAECNQQ, from the exons AT GACTTTGCTGGACTGTACAAAGATGGCTGACATGGATAA TAAAGACCAGACCGAGCTGGACCCTGCAGATGTGGAGGATGTGGAAGATGTGGACGATGAGGAGACTGGGGAGGATGTTAATACCAAAG CTTGCCAGCTCACAGTCCAGATGATGCGGAACCCACAGGTGCTGGCGGCTCTACAGGAGCGGCTGGATGGCTTGGTCGGGTCACCATCAGGCTACATGGAGAG TTTACCCAAGGTTGTCAAGAGGCGTGTCAATGCCCTCAAGAACCTCCAAGTGAAGTGTGCCCACATCGAAGCCAAGTTTTATGAAGAGGTCCACGAGTTGGAAAGGAAGTACGCGGCCCTGTACCAGCCGCTCTTCGAGAAG CGGAGCGATATCATCAAAGCGGCGTATGAGCCTACGGACGAGGAATGCGAGTGGAAGGCagatgaggaggaagagctTACAGTAAGTAAGCAG GAGGATATGAAGGAAAAAGCCAAAgtggaggaagaaaaaaaggaTGAGGAGAAGGAGGACCCAAGGGGCGTCCCAGATTTCTGGCTCACAGTGTTCAAGAACGTCGACTTGCTCAGTGATATGCTGCAG GAACACGATGAACCCATTCTCAAGCACTTACAAGACATTAAAGTCAAGTTTTCGGATCCCGACCAGCCAATG AGCTTCACGTTAGAGTTCTACTTTGAGCCCAATGACTTCTTCACAAACCGAATGTTGACAAAAACCTACAAGATGCGGTCAGAGCCTGATGAGGCGGATCCGTTCTCCTTTGACGGGCCGGAGATCATGGGCTGCACTGG TTGCCAGATTGATTGGACTAAGGGCAAAAACGTCACCCTGAAGACGAtaaagaagaagcagaagcacaAGGGACGTGGCACAGTGAGGACGGTCACCAAGACTGTGCCCAATGATTCCTTTTTCAACTTCTTCAGTCCCCCTGAAG tccCTGAAAATGGAGAGCTG GACGAGGACTCTGAGGCCGTCCTCGCCGCTGACTTTGAGATCGGCCATTTCATCCGCGAGCGCATTGTGCCAAGGGCGGTGTTGTACTTCACTGGCGAGGCCATCGAGGACGACGATGACGAT TATGATGAAGAGGGTGAGGAGGCTGATGATGAG GAGGGTGAAGAGGAAGCAGATGAGGAGAACGACCCAGATTACGAGCCCAAG AAGGACACGAATCCACCAGCAGAGTGCAACCAACAGTGA
- the nap1l1 gene encoding nucleosome assembly protein 1-like 1 isoform X3, translating into MASESQQLPACMDQLSRAPALRWGDSRTKAACGPSGVERTLLDCTKMADMDNKDQTELDPADVEDVEDVDDEETGEDVNTKACQLTVQMMRNPQVLAALQERLDGLVGSPSGYMESLPKVVKRRVNALKNLQVKCAHIEAKFYEEVHELERKYAALYQPLFEKRSDIIKAAYEPTDEECEWKADEEEELTVSKQEDMKEKAKVEEEKKDEEKEDPRGVPDFWLTVFKNVDLLSDMLQEHDEPILKHLQDIKVKFSDPDQPMSFTLEFYFEPNDFFTNRMLTKTYKMRSEPDEADPFSFDGPEIMGCTGCQIDWTKGKNVTLKTIKKKQKHKGRGTVRTVTKTVPNDSFFNFFSPPEVPENGELDEDSEAVLAADFEIGHFIRERIVPRAVLYFTGEAIEDDDDDYDEEGEEADDEEGEEEADEENDPDYEPKV; encoded by the exons ATGGCCTCTGAGTCCCAACAGCTTCCTGCCTGTATGGACCAGCTGTCACGAGCTCCTGCTTTGAGGTGGGGTGACAGCCGAACAAAGGCTGCGTGTGGCCCTTCCGGTGTGGAAAG GACTTTGCTGGACTGTACAAAGATGGCTGACATGGATAA TAAAGACCAGACCGAGCTGGACCCTGCAGATGTGGAGGATGTGGAAGATGTGGACGATGAGGAGACTGGGGAGGATGTTAATACCAAAG CTTGCCAGCTCACAGTCCAGATGATGCGGAACCCACAGGTGCTGGCGGCTCTACAGGAGCGGCTGGATGGCTTGGTCGGGTCACCATCAGGCTACATGGAGAG TTTACCCAAGGTTGTCAAGAGGCGTGTCAATGCCCTCAAGAACCTCCAAGTGAAGTGTGCCCACATCGAAGCCAAGTTTTATGAAGAGGTCCACGAGTTGGAAAGGAAGTACGCGGCCCTGTACCAGCCGCTCTTCGAGAAG CGGAGCGATATCATCAAAGCGGCGTATGAGCCTACGGACGAGGAATGCGAGTGGAAGGCagatgaggaggaagagctTACAGTAAGTAAGCAG GAGGATATGAAGGAAAAAGCCAAAgtggaggaagaaaaaaaggaTGAGGAGAAGGAGGACCCAAGGGGCGTCCCAGATTTCTGGCTCACAGTGTTCAAGAACGTCGACTTGCTCAGTGATATGCTGCAG GAACACGATGAACCCATTCTCAAGCACTTACAAGACATTAAAGTCAAGTTTTCGGATCCCGACCAGCCAATG AGCTTCACGTTAGAGTTCTACTTTGAGCCCAATGACTTCTTCACAAACCGAATGTTGACAAAAACCTACAAGATGCGGTCAGAGCCTGATGAGGCGGATCCGTTCTCCTTTGACGGGCCGGAGATCATGGGCTGCACTGG TTGCCAGATTGATTGGACTAAGGGCAAAAACGTCACCCTGAAGACGAtaaagaagaagcagaagcacaAGGGACGTGGCACAGTGAGGACGGTCACCAAGACTGTGCCCAATGATTCCTTTTTCAACTTCTTCAGTCCCCCTGAAG tccCTGAAAATGGAGAGCTG GACGAGGACTCTGAGGCCGTCCTCGCCGCTGACTTTGAGATCGGCCATTTCATCCGCGAGCGCATTGTGCCAAGGGCGGTGTTGTACTTCACTGGCGAGGCCATCGAGGACGACGATGACGAT TATGATGAAGAGGGTGAGGAGGCTGATGATGAG GAGGGTGAAGAGGAAGCAGATGAGGAGAACGACCCAGATTACGAGCCCAAG GTTTAA
- the nap1l1 gene encoding nucleosome assembly protein 1-like 1 isoform X1, translated as MASESQQLPACMDQLSRAPALRWGDSRTKAACGPSGVERTLLDCTKMADMDNKDQTELDPADVEDVEDVDDEETGEDVNTKACQLTVQMMRNPQVLAALQERLDGLVGSPSGYMESLPKVVKRRVNALKNLQVKCAHIEAKFYEEVHELERKYAALYQPLFEKRSDIIKAAYEPTDEECEWKADEEEELTVSKQEDMKEKAKVEEEKKDEEKEDPRGVPDFWLTVFKNVDLLSDMLQEHDEPILKHLQDIKVKFSDPDQPMSFTLEFYFEPNDFFTNRMLTKTYKMRSEPDEADPFSFDGPEIMGCTGCQIDWTKGKNVTLKTIKKKQKHKGRGTVRTVTKTVPNDSFFNFFSPPEVPENGELDEDSEAVLAADFEIGHFIRERIVPRAVLYFTGEAIEDDDDDYDEEGEEADDEEGEEEADEENDPDYEPKKDTNPPAECNQQ; from the exons ATGGCCTCTGAGTCCCAACAGCTTCCTGCCTGTATGGACCAGCTGTCACGAGCTCCTGCTTTGAGGTGGGGTGACAGCCGAACAAAGGCTGCGTGTGGCCCTTCCGGTGTGGAAAG GACTTTGCTGGACTGTACAAAGATGGCTGACATGGATAA TAAAGACCAGACCGAGCTGGACCCTGCAGATGTGGAGGATGTGGAAGATGTGGACGATGAGGAGACTGGGGAGGATGTTAATACCAAAG CTTGCCAGCTCACAGTCCAGATGATGCGGAACCCACAGGTGCTGGCGGCTCTACAGGAGCGGCTGGATGGCTTGGTCGGGTCACCATCAGGCTACATGGAGAG TTTACCCAAGGTTGTCAAGAGGCGTGTCAATGCCCTCAAGAACCTCCAAGTGAAGTGTGCCCACATCGAAGCCAAGTTTTATGAAGAGGTCCACGAGTTGGAAAGGAAGTACGCGGCCCTGTACCAGCCGCTCTTCGAGAAG CGGAGCGATATCATCAAAGCGGCGTATGAGCCTACGGACGAGGAATGCGAGTGGAAGGCagatgaggaggaagagctTACAGTAAGTAAGCAG GAGGATATGAAGGAAAAAGCCAAAgtggaggaagaaaaaaaggaTGAGGAGAAGGAGGACCCAAGGGGCGTCCCAGATTTCTGGCTCACAGTGTTCAAGAACGTCGACTTGCTCAGTGATATGCTGCAG GAACACGATGAACCCATTCTCAAGCACTTACAAGACATTAAAGTCAAGTTTTCGGATCCCGACCAGCCAATG AGCTTCACGTTAGAGTTCTACTTTGAGCCCAATGACTTCTTCACAAACCGAATGTTGACAAAAACCTACAAGATGCGGTCAGAGCCTGATGAGGCGGATCCGTTCTCCTTTGACGGGCCGGAGATCATGGGCTGCACTGG TTGCCAGATTGATTGGACTAAGGGCAAAAACGTCACCCTGAAGACGAtaaagaagaagcagaagcacaAGGGACGTGGCACAGTGAGGACGGTCACCAAGACTGTGCCCAATGATTCCTTTTTCAACTTCTTCAGTCCCCCTGAAG tccCTGAAAATGGAGAGCTG GACGAGGACTCTGAGGCCGTCCTCGCCGCTGACTTTGAGATCGGCCATTTCATCCGCGAGCGCATTGTGCCAAGGGCGGTGTTGTACTTCACTGGCGAGGCCATCGAGGACGACGATGACGAT TATGATGAAGAGGGTGAGGAGGCTGATGATGAG GAGGGTGAAGAGGAAGCAGATGAGGAGAACGACCCAGATTACGAGCCCAAG AAGGACACGAATCCACCAGCAGAGTGCAACCAACAGTGA
- the nap1l1 gene encoding nucleosome assembly protein 1-like 1 isoform X2, with protein sequence MASESQQLPACMDQLSRAPALRWGDSRTKAACGPSGVERTLLDCTKMADMDNKDQTELDPADVEDVEDVDDEETGEDVNTKACQLTVQMMRNPQVLAALQERLDGLVGSPSGYMESLPKVVKRRVNALKNLQVKCAHIEAKFYEEVHELERKYAALYQPLFEKRSDIIKAAYEPTDEECEWKADEEEELTEDMKEKAKVEEEKKDEEKEDPRGVPDFWLTVFKNVDLLSDMLQEHDEPILKHLQDIKVKFSDPDQPMSFTLEFYFEPNDFFTNRMLTKTYKMRSEPDEADPFSFDGPEIMGCTGCQIDWTKGKNVTLKTIKKKQKHKGRGTVRTVTKTVPNDSFFNFFSPPEVPENGELDEDSEAVLAADFEIGHFIRERIVPRAVLYFTGEAIEDDDDDYDEEGEEADDEEGEEEADEENDPDYEPKKDTNPPAECNQQ encoded by the exons ATGGCCTCTGAGTCCCAACAGCTTCCTGCCTGTATGGACCAGCTGTCACGAGCTCCTGCTTTGAGGTGGGGTGACAGCCGAACAAAGGCTGCGTGTGGCCCTTCCGGTGTGGAAAG GACTTTGCTGGACTGTACAAAGATGGCTGACATGGATAA TAAAGACCAGACCGAGCTGGACCCTGCAGATGTGGAGGATGTGGAAGATGTGGACGATGAGGAGACTGGGGAGGATGTTAATACCAAAG CTTGCCAGCTCACAGTCCAGATGATGCGGAACCCACAGGTGCTGGCGGCTCTACAGGAGCGGCTGGATGGCTTGGTCGGGTCACCATCAGGCTACATGGAGAG TTTACCCAAGGTTGTCAAGAGGCGTGTCAATGCCCTCAAGAACCTCCAAGTGAAGTGTGCCCACATCGAAGCCAAGTTTTATGAAGAGGTCCACGAGTTGGAAAGGAAGTACGCGGCCCTGTACCAGCCGCTCTTCGAGAAG CGGAGCGATATCATCAAAGCGGCGTATGAGCCTACGGACGAGGAATGCGAGTGGAAGGCagatgaggaggaagagctTACA GAGGATATGAAGGAAAAAGCCAAAgtggaggaagaaaaaaaggaTGAGGAGAAGGAGGACCCAAGGGGCGTCCCAGATTTCTGGCTCACAGTGTTCAAGAACGTCGACTTGCTCAGTGATATGCTGCAG GAACACGATGAACCCATTCTCAAGCACTTACAAGACATTAAAGTCAAGTTTTCGGATCCCGACCAGCCAATG AGCTTCACGTTAGAGTTCTACTTTGAGCCCAATGACTTCTTCACAAACCGAATGTTGACAAAAACCTACAAGATGCGGTCAGAGCCTGATGAGGCGGATCCGTTCTCCTTTGACGGGCCGGAGATCATGGGCTGCACTGG TTGCCAGATTGATTGGACTAAGGGCAAAAACGTCACCCTGAAGACGAtaaagaagaagcagaagcacaAGGGACGTGGCACAGTGAGGACGGTCACCAAGACTGTGCCCAATGATTCCTTTTTCAACTTCTTCAGTCCCCCTGAAG tccCTGAAAATGGAGAGCTG GACGAGGACTCTGAGGCCGTCCTCGCCGCTGACTTTGAGATCGGCCATTTCATCCGCGAGCGCATTGTGCCAAGGGCGGTGTTGTACTTCACTGGCGAGGCCATCGAGGACGACGATGACGAT TATGATGAAGAGGGTGAGGAGGCTGATGATGAG GAGGGTGAAGAGGAAGCAGATGAGGAGAACGACCCAGATTACGAGCCCAAG AAGGACACGAATCCACCAGCAGAGTGCAACCAACAGTGA
- the nap1l1 gene encoding nucleosome assembly protein 1-like 1 isoform X5 has protein sequence MADMDNKDQTELDPADVEDVEDVDDEETGEDVNTKACQLTVQMMRNPQVLAALQERLDGLVGSPSGYMESLPKVVKRRVNALKNLQVKCAHIEAKFYEEVHELERKYAALYQPLFEKRSDIIKAAYEPTDEECEWKADEEEELTVSKQEDMKEKAKVEEEKKDEEKEDPRGVPDFWLTVFKNVDLLSDMLQEHDEPILKHLQDIKVKFSDPDQPMSFTLEFYFEPNDFFTNRMLTKTYKMRSEPDEADPFSFDGPEIMGCTGCQIDWTKGKNVTLKTIKKKQKHKGRGTVRTVTKTVPNDSFFNFFSPPEVPENGELDEDSEAVLAADFEIGHFIRERIVPRAVLYFTGEAIEDDDDDYDEEGEEADDEEGEEEADEENDPDYEPKKDTNPPAECNQQ, from the exons ATGGCTGACATGGATAA TAAAGACCAGACCGAGCTGGACCCTGCAGATGTGGAGGATGTGGAAGATGTGGACGATGAGGAGACTGGGGAGGATGTTAATACCAAAG CTTGCCAGCTCACAGTCCAGATGATGCGGAACCCACAGGTGCTGGCGGCTCTACAGGAGCGGCTGGATGGCTTGGTCGGGTCACCATCAGGCTACATGGAGAG TTTACCCAAGGTTGTCAAGAGGCGTGTCAATGCCCTCAAGAACCTCCAAGTGAAGTGTGCCCACATCGAAGCCAAGTTTTATGAAGAGGTCCACGAGTTGGAAAGGAAGTACGCGGCCCTGTACCAGCCGCTCTTCGAGAAG CGGAGCGATATCATCAAAGCGGCGTATGAGCCTACGGACGAGGAATGCGAGTGGAAGGCagatgaggaggaagagctTACAGTAAGTAAGCAG GAGGATATGAAGGAAAAAGCCAAAgtggaggaagaaaaaaaggaTGAGGAGAAGGAGGACCCAAGGGGCGTCCCAGATTTCTGGCTCACAGTGTTCAAGAACGTCGACTTGCTCAGTGATATGCTGCAG GAACACGATGAACCCATTCTCAAGCACTTACAAGACATTAAAGTCAAGTTTTCGGATCCCGACCAGCCAATG AGCTTCACGTTAGAGTTCTACTTTGAGCCCAATGACTTCTTCACAAACCGAATGTTGACAAAAACCTACAAGATGCGGTCAGAGCCTGATGAGGCGGATCCGTTCTCCTTTGACGGGCCGGAGATCATGGGCTGCACTGG TTGCCAGATTGATTGGACTAAGGGCAAAAACGTCACCCTGAAGACGAtaaagaagaagcagaagcacaAGGGACGTGGCACAGTGAGGACGGTCACCAAGACTGTGCCCAATGATTCCTTTTTCAACTTCTTCAGTCCCCCTGAAG tccCTGAAAATGGAGAGCTG GACGAGGACTCTGAGGCCGTCCTCGCCGCTGACTTTGAGATCGGCCATTTCATCCGCGAGCGCATTGTGCCAAGGGCGGTGTTGTACTTCACTGGCGAGGCCATCGAGGACGACGATGACGAT TATGATGAAGAGGGTGAGGAGGCTGATGATGAG GAGGGTGAAGAGGAAGCAGATGAGGAGAACGACCCAGATTACGAGCCCAAG AAGGACACGAATCCACCAGCAGAGTGCAACCAACAGTGA
- the phlda1 gene encoding pleckstrin homology-like domain family A member 1 has protein sequence MLDSSGKVLKEGLMEKRSDGLLQLWKKKHCVLTEEGLLLHPPKQHDNPHHQQQQVKEPGKMKELHFSNMKTVDCVERKGKYVYFTVVMSEGKEIDFRCPQDEGWNAEITLQMVQYKNRQAILAVRSTRQKQQLLVVQLPGHKSIRNSQNVV, from the coding sequence atgtTGGATAGCAGCGGAAAGGTACTGAAGGAGGGGCTGATGGAGAAAAGAAGCGACGGCTTGCTGCAACTGTGGAAGAAGAAGCACTGCGTCCTCACGGAAGAGGGGCTCCTTTTGCACCCCCCGAAGCAGCACGACAATCCGCATCACCAACAGCAGCAGGTCAAGGAGCCGGGCAAAATGAAGGAGTTGCATTTCTCCAACATGAAGACGGTGGATTGCGTCGAGCGGAAGGGCAAGTATGTTTACTTCACGGTGGTCATGTCCGAAGGGAAAGAGATCGACTTCAGGTGTCCGCAAGACGAGGGCTGGAACGCCGAAATAACTTTGCAGATGGTGCAGTACAAGAACCGGCAGGCGATCCTGGCGGTACGGTCCACGAGGCAGAAACAGCAGCTGCTCGTCGTGCAGCTTCCAGGGCACAAAAGCATCAGGAATTCGCAAAATGTGGTGTAA